One Actinomycetota bacterium genomic window, GCAGGCAGCGGTGAGCGGTTTGGAGCCGCAGGCGGCAAACAGATGGCGCAGCTTGCGGGCGAGCCGGTGCTCTGCCACACCTTGCGAGCTTTCGATGCCGCGACAAGCATCGGCTTCGTCGTGGTCGCGTGCCACCCCGAGCGCATCGAGGAGTACTCGCGGCAAGCGGTAGCCCCGAGCGTCATCTCGAAGGAGTGGCTCGTGGTCGCAGGAGGGGAGAGTCGCCAGGAGTCGGTCGGCAACGCACTTCATGCCATCAGCGGCATTCGCGCCGAATCCATCGTCGTCATCCACGATGGGGCCAGAGTGCTTGTGACCCCCGAGCTCATCGACTCCATGGTCGAGCGCCTACTCGCCGAAGAAGAGCTGGACGGCATCGTCGCAGGACACCCAGCGTACGACACACTCAAGGAAGTTGTCGATGACCGAATCGTCTCCACGGTGGACCGCGGACGCTTCTGGCATGCACAGACACCCCAGATCTTTCGAAGAGACCGCTTCGAAGTGGCATATTCGCAGGCCACTGCAGCCAAAATGACCTACACTGACGATGAAGCGGTGATGAGTGCAGCGGGCTATCGCATCGCGCCTCATCTAGCACCACGTGAGAACCTAAAAATCACCGTCTCAGAGGACATGGTTATCGCCCAGGCGATACTTAGCGAAAGGAAGCGCAGGTGATGGGCCTTCGAGTCGGCATAGGGTATGATGCACATCGCTTCGCTCCCGGACGCGACCTGGTCCTCGGCGGCGTCAGGGTTCCCTTCGAGCAAGGCCTCCTCGGGCACTCAGATGCCGATGTCCTGACTCATGCCCTGATGGACGCTTTGCTCGGCGCTGCCAGGGCCAAGGACATAGGCCATCATTTCCCAGACACCGACGAGGCGTTCGCAGGAGCTTCGAGCATCAAGTTGCTGGAGCAGGTGGCGACGATCGTCCGGGCGCAAGGCTTCGAGATCGTTGATGCGGATTGCGTCTTGCAGCTCGAGGCACCTAAGATCGCCCACTTCCGAGAAGAGATGCGATCTCGTCTCGCAGATGCCATGGGCGTGCCGCTCGCTCGGGTGGGCCTGAAGGCCACCACCACGGAGGGCCTCGGGTTCGTCGGCAGGCAAGAAGGCGTTGCGGCGCAAGCCGTCGTGTTACTCGAGTCCACTACTACTCGACTTACGGGAGAATGATGTTCGATCGGATAAAATCCGACATACGCGCCGTCAAGGACCGCGACCCAGCGGCGACCTCGACGCTTTCGGTGCTGCTCAACTACCCCGGCGTCCATGCGGTGTGGCTCCATAGGCTCAACCACTGGCTCTGGCGTCAGGGCGCACGCGGCCTGGCGCGGTTCTTCTCGCAGGTGGCGCGCTTCCTCACCGGCATCGAGATCCACCCCGCAGCGGTCATCGGCAAGCGGTTCTTCATCGACCACGGCATGGGAGTGGTCATCGGCGAGACCTCGGTCATTGGCGATGACGTCACCCTGTATCAAGGCGTGACCCTCGGCGGTACTGGCAAAGAGTCCGGCAAGCGCCATCCCACGCTAGAGGATTGCGTGGTGGTCGGGGTCGGCGCGGCTGTTCTCGGCGACATCACGATCGGGCGCTCAAGCCGGGTTGGCGGAGGCGCAGTGGTCGTCGACGATGTGCCCGAGAACTGTACCGTCGTTGGAATCCCGGGTCGGGTCGTCGTCAAGGAAGGCAGTCGGGTTGACGTGATCGACCTGCACCATGAGATTCTGCCCGACCCCGTAATCGACATGTTCCGCCAGATGCAGCGCAGACTCGACGCTCTGGAGGCCAGAATCCCCGCATCAGCCGAATCACCGAAGACAGATCCCGAAGAGGCCGACCCCAGGCCCTGACCCACCCGAGCGGAGTCCACGAATGTCCCTGCGAGTCCACAACACTGCCACCAGGCGCAAAGAAGCCTTCCTGCCGA contains:
- the ispD gene encoding 2-C-methyl-D-erythritol 4-phosphate cytidylyltransferase; protein product: MHPESRGSSVALVLAAGSGERFGAAGGKQMAQLAGEPVLCHTLRAFDAATSIGFVVVACHPERIEEYSRQAVAPSVISKEWLVVAGGESRQESVGNALHAISGIRAESIVVIHDGARVLVTPELIDSMVERLLAEEELDGIVAGHPAYDTLKEVVDDRIVSTVDRGRFWHAQTPQIFRRDRFEVAYSQATAAKMTYTDDEAVMSAAGYRIAPHLAPRENLKITVSEDMVIAQAILSERKRR
- the ispF gene encoding 2-C-methyl-D-erythritol 2,4-cyclodiphosphate synthase, with amino-acid sequence MGLRVGIGYDAHRFAPGRDLVLGGVRVPFEQGLLGHSDADVLTHALMDALLGAARAKDIGHHFPDTDEAFAGASSIKLLEQVATIVRAQGFEIVDADCVLQLEAPKIAHFREEMRSRLADAMGVPLARVGLKATTTEGLGFVGRQEGVAAQAVVLLESTTTRLTGE
- the cysE gene encoding serine O-acetyltransferase — translated: MFDRIKSDIRAVKDRDPAATSTLSVLLNYPGVHAVWLHRLNHWLWRQGARGLARFFSQVARFLTGIEIHPAAVIGKRFFIDHGMGVVIGETSVIGDDVTLYQGVTLGGTGKESGKRHPTLEDCVVVGVGAAVLGDITIGRSSRVGGGAVVVDDVPENCTVVGIPGRVVVKEGSRVDVIDLHHEILPDPVIDMFRQMQRRLDALEARIPASAESPKTDPEEADPRP